One stretch of Patescibacteria group bacterium DNA includes these proteins:
- the tyrS gene encoding tyrosine--tRNA ligase yields MKTIIDKKNIQSVLSRGVENIYPSREALEKALMSGRRLRIYTGIDPTGAEIHLGHALFLRKLREFQELGHEIILLIGDFTATIGDPTGKFSTRRVLSPAEIRKNEKDYKKQISRILNFSGKNPVKIMRNSKWLGRLKFKDILELASHVTVQQMIERDMFEKRVSQGQPIGLHEFLYPLMQGYDSVAMDVDMEIGGSDQTFNMLVGRDLMSSLKKKQKFVLTTPLLADSSGRKIGKTEGNVIAIADRPEDLYGKIMALGDDVIMKMFELCTDLAMEEINKISAGLKSGANPRDAKMRLAFEIVKIYNNESVARRAEESFKKLFQEKETPEDIKEFKTGKAKMNIIDALVDTGLAASRGDARRLIEQGGVKADGHVLEGWDTEIMPTAKGIVIQKGKRFFVKIIKQ; encoded by the coding sequence ATGAAAACAATCATCGACAAAAAAAATATTCAGAGCGTTCTGTCGCGCGGCGTTGAAAACATCTATCCCTCGCGCGAAGCTTTGGAAAAAGCCCTGATGTCGGGTCGAAGACTCCGCATCTACACCGGAATTGATCCGACCGGCGCCGAGATCCACCTCGGGCACGCGCTTTTTCTCCGCAAGCTGCGCGAATTCCAGGAGCTGGGGCATGAAATTATTCTGCTCATCGGTGATTTTACCGCCACGATCGGCGATCCGACCGGCAAATTTTCCACGCGCAGGGTTCTCTCGCCCGCGGAAATCCGCAAAAATGAAAAAGACTACAAAAAGCAGATCTCCCGCATTTTAAATTTTTCCGGAAAAAATCCGGTGAAAATTATGCGCAACAGCAAGTGGCTCGGCCGTCTTAAATTCAAAGACATCCTGGAACTCGCGAGCCACGTGACGGTTCAGCAGATGATTGAGCGCGACATGTTTGAAAAGCGCGTCAGCCAGGGCCAGCCCATCGGCCTGCATGAATTTTTATATCCACTGATGCAGGGCTATGATTCGGTCGCCATGGATGTGGACATGGAAATCGGCGGTTCGGACCAGACATTCAACATGCTCGTCGGCCGCGATCTTATGTCGTCTCTCAAGAAAAAACAAAAATTCGTGCTGACCACGCCGCTCCTCGCGGATTCCTCGGGCCGCAAAATCGGCAAGACCGAGGGCAATGTCATAGCTATCGCCGACCGGCCCGAAGATCTTTACGGAAAAATTATGGCCCTGGGCGATGACGTCATCATGAAGATGTTTGAGCTTTGCACCGATCTCGCCATGGAAGAGATAAATAAAATTTCCGCGGGCCTCAAATCCGGCGCCAACCCGCGCGACGCCAAGATGCGGCTTGCGTTTGAAATCGTGAAAATTTACAATAACGAATCCGTGGCGCGCCGCGCCGAAGAGAGTTTCAAGAAATTATTCCAGGAAAAAGAAACGCCGGAAGATATTAAAGAATTCAAAACCGGCAAAGCCAAAATGAATATTATTGACGCGCTCGTTGATACCGGGCTTGCGGCAAGCCGCGGCGACGCGCGCCGGCTCATTGAGCAGGGCGGCGTCAAAGCCGACGGCCACGTGCTTGAAGGCTGGGATACGGAAATAATGCCCACCGCCAAGGGCATCGTCATCCAGAAGGGAAAAAGATTTTTCGTAAAAATTATTAAACAATAA
- a CDS encoding polymer-forming cytoskeletal protein translates to MFKKEGDFGGGETIIAQGVKLEGDFKSEGNVVVEGEVNGTLTTTNDLRVGESARINADVKGQNAVIAGEVNGNMKISEKIELLASAKVNGDIETKILSVTPGAVINGKISMGTEMPAVAPMARGKKGARDIEKEITSSEDTEL, encoded by the coding sequence ATGTTTAAAAAAGAAGGCGATTTTGGAGGGGGTGAAACAATTATTGCCCAGGGCGTGAAGCTTGAAGGCGATTTTAAGAGCGAGGGAAATGTCGTCGTTGAAGGCGAAGTGAACGGTACGCTCACCACCACGAACGATCTTCGGGTCGGCGAATCGGCGAGGATTAATGCCGACGTCAAGGGCCAGAACGCGGTAATTGCCGGAGAGGTGAACGGCAACATGAAGATTTCGGAAAAGATTGAACTCCTGGCGAGCGCCAAAGTGAACGGCGATATCGAAACCAAGATACTCTCGGTTACTCCCGGCGCCGTAATCAACGGTAAGATAAGCATGGGAACCGAAATGCCAGCCGTGGCTCCGATGGCGCGCGGCAAAAAAGGAGCTCGGGATATTGAAAAAGAAATCACTTCAAGCGAGGATACGGAACTTTAA
- a CDS encoding ferredoxin: MELKIDKELCIGCGLCTSICKDVFRLGADGKSEIIPDVDLAKHADHIDQAAASCPVSAIIYKE, from the coding sequence ATGGAACTCAAAATAGACAAAGAGCTCTGCATCGGTTGCGGGCTTTGCACGTCAATTTGCAAGGATGTTTTCCGTCTGGGAGCCGACGGCAAGTCGGAAATAATTCCGGACGTCGATCTCGCAAAACACGCCGACCATATTGACCAGGCCGCGGCTTCCTGCCCGGTGAGCGCGATTATATATAAAGAGTAG
- a CDS encoding diacylglycerol kinase family protein, giving the protein MYYYVYDEFVQARRYEKDLFQIESRLTDLGISGKIGRLALFKDACELVRDEIRRGAKTVIFIGNDETVNKIVKILPEVKATFGIIPLGEEGNSMAKILGMPEGIAACDVISARMVKELDIAKVNDRCFLSRVVIPDTTIALRCEGNYAISPSSRGDIEIRNWGIIDKKETAFGNPEDGLLDIVIHAKLGKNKEQITNLKLKSVEIKTREQFSIFIDHERINGNNFKIKFAPRRARWIVGKGRLF; this is encoded by the coding sequence ATGTATTATTATGTTTATGACGAGTTCGTTCAGGCTCGCCGGTATGAAAAGGATTTATTTCAGATCGAGAGTCGCTTGACCGATCTCGGCATTTCTGGGAAGATAGGGCGACTTGCCTTATTTAAAGATGCGTGCGAACTGGTTCGCGATGAAATTCGTCGTGGAGCCAAGACCGTGATTTTTATTGGCAACGACGAGACCGTCAACAAAATCGTAAAAATTTTGCCCGAAGTTAAAGCGACATTCGGAATCATTCCGCTCGGTGAAGAAGGAAACAGTATGGCGAAGATTCTCGGCATGCCCGAAGGCATCGCCGCCTGCGATGTGATTTCCGCGCGCATGGTCAAAGAACTGGATATCGCAAAAGTCAATGACCGCTGTTTTCTCTCGCGCGTTGTGATTCCAGATACGACCATTGCCCTGCGTTGCGAAGGTAATTACGCGATATCGCCCTCGAGTCGCGGCGACATCGAAATCCGAAATTGGGGAATCATTGATAAAAAAGAAACCGCATTCGGCAATCCGGAAGACGGACTTCTGGATATCGTGATACACGCGAAGCTCGGAAAGAACAAGGAACAGATTACAAATCTGAAACTCAAGAGCGTGGAAATAAAAACCCGCGAACAATTTTCCATCTTCATTGATCACGAACGCATCAACGGCAATAATTTCAAAATTAAATTTGCCCCGCGCCGCGCGCGGTGGATTGTCGGCAAGGGTCGGCTTTTTTAA
- the argS gene encoding arginine--tRNA ligase has translation MEKLKKNLEKNISALLGLAADFEFRWSAPPNPAWGDLALPVFELAKASGEETAAIFKKIQSLKLPAGVERFEIKVSYINFFINANFLAHNIELVDKKFGMSKSGRGRRIMLEFSQPNTHKEFHIGHARNAILGQSIVNILRAAGFKVIPANYIGDTGAHVAKWIWAYTKFHSGETPGRDRAKFLSKIYQEASSRAEESEENKKQIAEILQRLESGDPKLARIWKRTRAWSLAEFKNIYKILGIDFDVCFFESEEEEPGKKIVADLLRRGIAERSQGAVIVNLEKYNLGAFLIIRSDGTALYATKDLALAQKKFNKYKIDESWYVVDARQLLYFKQLFKTLEIMGIKSVMRHLAYAFVATPEGVISSRRGEVPSFTDLYALLCAMAEKSTAERHKKWSKKKISNAARAIALAAIKFEMLKTSREKEIVIDPASALAFEGFTGPYLLYSVARINSIFAKSGKSKKIPWNKLKIALLEKELLLKVMDFPRVIDEAARSAEPAHLVQYLFDLSQKFAEFYHQINILKAAEPERSWRLALSGAVKRVMENGLEILNIETLDQM, from the coding sequence ATGGAAAAATTAAAGAAAAATCTGGAAAAAAATATCAGCGCGCTTCTCGGATTAGCGGCAGATTTTGAATTCCGCTGGTCCGCGCCGCCCAACCCCGCGTGGGGGGATTTGGCATTGCCGGTTTTTGAGCTCGCGAAAGCCTCGGGCGAGGAAACTGCCGCGATTTTTAAGAAAATCCAAAGCCTCAAATTGCCGGCTGGGGTGGAGCGCTTTGAAATAAAAGTTTCATACATCAATTTTTTCATTAATGCCAATTTTCTCGCGCACAACATTGAACTTGTAGATAAAAAATTCGGTATGTCGAAGTCCGGCCGCGGCCGGCGCATCATGCTTGAATTTTCCCAGCCCAACACGCACAAAGAATTTCACATCGGCCACGCGCGGAACGCTATTTTGGGCCAGAGTATTGTGAATATCCTCCGCGCCGCCGGCTTTAAAGTGATTCCGGCGAACTACATCGGCGATACCGGCGCGCATGTGGCAAAATGGATCTGGGCCTATACCAAGTTTCACTCCGGCGAGACTCCGGGCCGCGATCGCGCCAAATTTTTGAGTAAAATTTATCAGGAAGCTTCGTCCCGCGCCGAAGAGAGCGAAGAAAATAAAAAGCAGATTGCCGAAATTTTGCAGCGGCTTGAATCCGGCGACCCCAAGCTCGCACGCATCTGGAAGCGGACCCGCGCCTGGAGCCTGGCGGAATTTAAAAATATCTACAAAATCCTGGGCATTGATTTTGATGTTTGCTTTTTTGAGTCCGAGGAAGAAGAGCCGGGCAAAAAAATCGTTGCCGACCTTCTCCGCCGCGGCATTGCCGAGCGGAGCCAGGGCGCGGTAATCGTGAATCTGGAAAAATACAATCTCGGCGCGTTTCTCATTATCCGCTCGGACGGCACTGCGCTTTACGCAACGAAAGATCTCGCGCTCGCGCAGAAGAAATTTAATAAATATAAAATTGACGAAAGCTGGTATGTCGTGGATGCGCGCCAACTCCTTTATTTCAAGCAGCTTTTTAAAACCCTGGAGATCATGGGAATAAAATCAGTCATGCGCCATCTTGCCTATGCCTTTGTCGCGACTCCGGAGGGCGTAATTTCTTCGCGCCGCGGCGAAGTGCCGAGTTTCACGGACCTCTACGCGCTGCTCTGTGCCATGGCCGAAAAATCAACCGCCGAGCGCCATAAAAAATGGAGTAAGAAAAAAATATCAAATGCCGCCCGCGCCATCGCGCTCGCGGCCATCAAGTTCGAAATGCTCAAAACCTCGCGCGAAAAAGAAATCGTTATTGACCCCGCGTCCGCGCTCGCGTTTGAAGGATTCACTGGCCCGTATCTTTTATATTCGGTCGCGAGAATCAACAGCATTTTCGCAAAATCCGGAAAATCAAAAAAAATTCCATGGAATAAATTAAAAATCGCGCTTCTGGAAAAAGAGCTGCTGCTCAAAGTTATGGATTTTCCGCGGGTGATTGACGAGGCCGCGCGTTCGGCCGAGCCGGCGCATCTGGTGCAGTATCTTTTTGATCTTTCCCAGAAATTTGCCGAATTTTATCATCAAATCAATATCCTCAAGGCCGCCGAACCCGAGCGTTCCTGGCGGCTCGCCCTCTCCGGCGCGGTGAAGCGGGTGATGGAGAACGGGCTTGAAATTTTGAACATTGAAACCCTTGATCAAATGTAA
- a CDS encoding valine--tRNA ligase — MKPELAKAYEPQKCEAEIYKRWEKSGFFNPDNLPPLKSSGKAGLPGKRTAKFSIVLPPPNVTGILHMGHAAMLAIEDLVVRYKRMRGYKTLWLPGVDHAAIATQAKVEKILLKEKKLSRHDLGRKKFLQEVAAYVETTRAAIISQIKKMGSSLDWSRMTYTLDEARTRAVRTVFKKMYDDGLIYRGERIVNWCPRCGSTLSDDEVEHRETEGKLYFIKYGPLVVATTRPETKIGDTAAAVHPDDERYRKYHGKEIEVPLGKIKIKVKVIADPAVDPAFGTGVVGVTPAHSQDDFAMAGRHKLPLVRVIGTDGRMTSEAGPYAGLASAECREKFIDDLVAAKLLSKIEDYPISLSVCYRCETPIEPLPSLQWFVDVNKKIPRRGKSLKQLAAEAVREGDIKIIPDRFEKIYFHWMDNLRDWCISRQIWFGHRIPVWYCISCTSKKVDRTHEMIKSLSQMYPTGKEKGVMVSIDEPKVCPYCGGSDIQQDPDTLDTWFSSGLWTFSTLGWPEENADLKNYHPTDLMETGYDIIFFWVARMILMTTYVLDEIPFSKVYLHGLVRDELGRKMSKSLGNQIDPVEVAEKFGTDAVRLSLLIGASPGNDMKMSEEKIAGFRNFANKLWNISRYVLTSAGAAKLQPKPPKAKTLADAWILSRFARVKERVEELIEDYQLSAAGELLRDFTWGDFADWYLEISKIENKKDEILMFILERLLALWHPFMPFVTEHIWSQISGKDLLMIHDWPKDEKKLIDKKRENEFGKIQELVTRVRNLRAAYKIDPAKKINLLISAGADEKLFTEHAAVIAALARAEKIEIKKKIKKPGQCLALVVGRVEVFMPVGGVIDLEKELARLKMEAENLQRYIRSMRINLDNPEYLSKAPKNIVELHKANAIAAEARLEKLNQQIKAL, encoded by the coding sequence ATGAAACCTGAACTCGCCAAGGCCTACGAACCGCAGAAATGCGAGGCCGAGATTTATAAACGCTGGGAAAAGAGCGGTTTTTTTAATCCCGACAACCTTCCTCCGCTCAAGAGCTCCGGCAAGGCAGGCCTTCCGGGCAAGCGGACCGCCAAATTCAGCATTGTCCTGCCGCCGCCCAATGTCACCGGCATTTTGCACATGGGCCATGCCGCCATGCTCGCGATTGAGGATCTCGTGGTCCGCTACAAGAGAATGCGCGGCTACAAAACGCTCTGGCTTCCGGGCGTTGACCACGCCGCCATCGCGACCCAGGCAAAGGTTGAAAAAATCCTGCTCAAAGAAAAAAAACTCTCCCGCCACGACCTGGGCCGGAAAAAATTTTTGCAGGAAGTCGCGGCGTATGTGGAAACCACCCGCGCCGCCATCATCTCGCAGATTAAAAAAATGGGTTCAAGCCTGGACTGGTCGCGCATGACCTACACCCTGGATGAGGCGCGTACCCGCGCCGTGCGCACGGTTTTTAAAAAAATGTACGACGACGGGCTGATTTATCGCGGCGAGCGCATCGTGAACTGGTGTCCGCGCTGCGGCTCAACTCTTTCGGACGACGAAGTGGAGCACCGGGAGACCGAGGGCAAGCTTTATTTCATCAAATACGGCCCGCTCGTGGTGGCAACTACGCGGCCGGAAACCAAAATCGGCGACACGGCCGCCGCCGTCCATCCGGATGATGAGCGTTATAGAAAATATCACGGCAAAGAAATAGAGGTGCCGCTCGGAAAAATAAAGATCAAAGTCAAAGTCATCGCCGATCCGGCGGTTGACCCCGCTTTCGGCACCGGCGTGGTCGGCGTGACGCCGGCGCATAGCCAGGATGATTTCGCCATGGCCGGGCGCCACAAACTCCCACTCGTGCGCGTTATCGGCACCGACGGCCGCATGACCAGCGAGGCCGGGCCGTATGCCGGGCTTGCGTCCGCCGAATGCCGGGAAAAATTCATTGATGATCTCGTTGCGGCGAAGCTCTTGAGCAAAATCGAAGATTATCCCATAAGTCTCTCGGTCTGTTATCGCTGTGAAACGCCGATTGAGCCCCTGCCGTCGCTTCAGTGGTTTGTTGATGTGAATAAAAAAATTCCGCGCCGCGGCAAGTCGTTAAAACAGCTCGCCGCCGAGGCGGTGCGCGAAGGCGACATCAAAATAATTCCGGATCGTTTTGAAAAAATATATTTTCACTGGATGGATAATTTGCGCGACTGGTGTATCTCGCGCCAGATCTGGTTCGGCCATCGCATTCCGGTTTGGTATTGCATATCATGTACAAGCAAAAAAGTAGATAGGACACATGAAATGATAAAGTCCTTGAGCCAAATGTATCCGACCGGTAAGGAAAAAGGGGTGATGGTATCTATCGATGAACCGAAGGTATGCCCGTATTGTGGAGGGTCAGATATTCAGCAGGATCCGGACACGCTTGATACCTGGTTTTCGTCCGGGCTCTGGACTTTTTCCACGCTCGGCTGGCCCGAAGAAAACGCTGATTTGAAAAATTATCATCCAACCGATCTGATGGAGACCGGCTATGACATCATATTTTTCTGGGTGGCGCGCATGATTCTCATGACCACCTACGTTCTTGATGAAATTCCGTTTTCCAAAGTTTATCTCCACGGCCTGGTGCGCGACGAACTCGGCCGCAAAATGAGTAAATCCCTGGGCAACCAGATCGATCCGGTTGAAGTCGCGGAAAAATTCGGCACCGACGCGGTGCGCTTGAGTCTATTAATCGGCGCTTCGCCGGGCAATGACATGAAGATGAGCGAAGAAAAAATCGCCGGCTTCCGCAATTTTGCGAACAAGCTTTGGAATATTTCGCGCTATGTCCTGACTTCCGCGGGCGCGGCCAAGCTCCAGCCCAAGCCGCCGAAGGCAAAAACTCTCGCCGACGCCTGGATACTTTCGCGGTTTGCCCGCGTTAAAGAGCGGGTTGAAGAATTGATTGAAGATTATCAGCTTTCCGCGGCCGGCGAATTGCTCCGGGATTTTACCTGGGGGGATTTTGCCGACTGGTATCTGGAAATTTCAAAAATTGAAAACAAGAAAGACGAAATTCTCATGTTTATCCTTGAGCGCCTGCTCGCGCTCTGGCATCCGTTCATGCCGTTTGTCACCGAGCACATCTGGTCGCAGATTTCCGGCAAAGACCTTCTCATGATTCACGACTGGCCCAAAGACGAGAAGAAATTAATCGATAAAAAGAGGGAAAATGAATTCGGAAAAATTCAGGAGCTTGTTACCCGGGTGCGCAATCTGCGCGCGGCCTACAAAATCGATCCTGCTAAAAAAATCAACCTGCTGATTTCCGCCGGCGCCGATGAAAAACTTTTCACCGAACACGCCGCGGTGATTGCCGCGCTCGCGCGCGCCGAAAAAATTGAAATCAAAAAGAAAATAAAAAAACCCGGGCAGTGCCTCGCGCTGGTCGTCGGCAGGGTGGAAGTATTCATGCCGGTCGGGGGAGTGATTGATTTGGAAAAAGAGCTCGCTCGTCTAAAAATGGAAGCCGAAAATTTACAGAGGTATATTAGGAGCATGCGTATCAATCTAGATAATCCGGAATATTTGTCTAAGGCTCCAAAAAATATTGTGGAACTTCATAAAGCAAACGCGATTGCCGCTGAGGCAAGATTAGAAAAATTAAACCAGCAAATTAAAGCCCTATAA
- a CDS encoding GIY-YIG nuclease family protein, with protein MNPRRIFYVYIMASLSGTLYIGVTNDLERRVYEHKNDSVEGFTKKYQCHRLVYFEEMDNISDAVLREKQLKRWRRDKKEFLIKTLNPQWQDLWKN; from the coding sequence ATGAATCCACGGCGCATATTCTACGTCTACATCATGGCGAGTCTAAGCGGAACACTGTATATCGGAGTGACGAACGATCTGGAGCGCCGCGTCTATGAGCATAAGAACGATTCGGTGGAAGGATTCACGAAAAAATATCAATGCCACCGGCTGGTTTACTTTGAAGAGATGGACAACATATCCGACGCCGTATTGAGAGAAAAGCAATTGAAGAGATGGCGGCGGGATAAAAAAGAATTTTTAATAAAAACTCTCAATCCGCAATGGCAAGATTTATGGAAAAATTAA